A section of the Burkholderia mallei ATCC 23344 genome encodes:
- a CDS encoding TetR/AcrR family transcriptional regulator, producing MRKGEQTRAAILEAALDLASRDGLEGLTIGLLAERMQMSKSGVFAHFGSRDDLQVEVVREYHHRFENEVFFPSLREPRGLPRLRAMLARWIEKRIQEVTTGCIYISGAVEYDDRPDSAVREQLIASVKAWRAALLRAISQAKEEGHLRPDTDPNLMLFELYSFTLGLHHDARFLHQPDAVRLTWAALEKTIVSYQSESR from the coding sequence ATGCGAAAAGGCGAACAGACGCGTGCCGCGATACTCGAAGCAGCATTGGACCTTGCCAGCCGGGACGGGCTGGAAGGTCTGACGATCGGCTTGTTGGCCGAGCGTATGCAGATGAGCAAGAGCGGCGTGTTCGCGCACTTCGGATCGCGCGACGATTTGCAGGTCGAAGTCGTGCGAGAGTACCACCATCGTTTCGAGAACGAGGTGTTCTTTCCGAGCCTGCGCGAGCCGCGCGGTTTGCCGCGCTTGCGGGCGATGCTCGCGCGCTGGATCGAGAAGCGCATCCAGGAGGTGACGACGGGGTGCATCTACATCAGCGGCGCGGTGGAATACGACGATCGCCCGGACAGCGCGGTGCGCGAGCAGTTGATCGCGAGCGTGAAAGCGTGGCGCGCCGCGCTGCTGCGCGCCATTTCGCAAGCGAAGGAGGAAGGGCATCTGCGCCCGGACACGGATCCGAACCTGATGCTCTTCGAGTTGTACAGCTTCACGCTCGGCCTGCACCACGACGCACGTTTCTTGCATCAGCCGGATGCGGTGCGCCTCACGTGGGCCGCGCTTGAAAAGACGATTGTTTCGTACCAGAGCGAGAGCCGTTAG
- a CDS encoding FmdB family zinc ribbon protein yields the protein MPIYAYRCEACGYAKDVLQKMSDAPLSQCPECGKDAFRKQVTAAGFQLKGSGWYVTDFRGGASGSSAPAAGDEKAGGEKAGGETAAAPAAADSTASAPAASTPAPAAAPASST from the coding sequence ATGCCGATCTACGCCTATCGTTGCGAAGCGTGCGGTTACGCGAAAGATGTGCTTCAGAAGATGAGCGACGCGCCGCTGTCGCAGTGCCCGGAATGCGGGAAGGACGCGTTTCGCAAGCAGGTCACGGCGGCCGGGTTCCAATTGAAGGGCTCGGGCTGGTACGTGACCGACTTCCGCGGCGGCGCGAGCGGCTCGAGCGCGCCGGCCGCAGGCGACGAGAAGGCGGGCGGCGAGAAGGCCGGAGGCGAGACGGCGGCAGCGCCCGCCGCGGCGGACAGCACGGCGAGCGCGCCGGCGGCGTCCACGCCCGCGCCCGCCGCCGCGCCCGCGAGCAGCACTTGA
- the ubiB gene encoding ubiquinone biosynthesis regulatory protein kinase UbiB, whose product MRIFRFVKIVFTVIRFGLDEVMLSRIENPRVKLLLRITTIGRRFADPPAVRLRRALESLGPIFVKFGQVLSTRRDLLPVDFANELAKLQDQVPPFDSAVAIAIVEKSLGARIDVLFDEFERVPVASASIAQVHFAKLKQGEHKGKAVAVKVLRPNMLPVIDSDLALMRDIATWAERLWADGRRLKPREVVAEFDKYLHDELDLMREAANGSQLRRNFAGLDLLLVPEMFWDYSTPAVLVMERMTGVPISQVDTLRAAGVDIPKLAREGVEIFFTQVFRDGFFHADMHPGNIQVSLDPKHFGRYIALDFGIVGALSDFDKNYLAQNFLAFFKRDYHRVATLHLESGWVPPDTRVEELESAIRAVCEPYFDRALKDISLGQVLMRLFSTSRRFNVEIQPQLVLLQKTMLNVEGLGRSLDPELDLWKTAKPYLERWMTEQIGLRGWYERFKVEAPQWSKTLPQLPRLVHQALISHHEAPRAISDDLIRQILVEQRRTNRLLQALLVFGLAVGAGAVIARVLIVLAYGG is encoded by the coding sequence ATGCGCATTTTCCGTTTCGTCAAAATCGTCTTCACCGTCATCCGCTTCGGCCTCGACGAGGTCATGCTGTCGCGCATCGAGAACCCGCGTGTGAAGCTCCTGCTGCGCATCACGACGATCGGCCGGCGTTTCGCCGATCCGCCCGCGGTGCGGCTGCGGCGCGCGCTCGAGAGCCTCGGGCCGATCTTCGTGAAGTTCGGCCAGGTGCTGTCGACGCGGCGCGATCTGCTGCCCGTCGATTTCGCGAACGAGCTCGCGAAGCTGCAGGACCAGGTGCCGCCGTTCGATTCGGCCGTCGCGATCGCGATCGTCGAGAAGTCGCTCGGCGCGCGCATCGACGTGCTGTTCGACGAGTTCGAGCGCGTGCCTGTCGCGAGCGCGTCGATCGCGCAGGTGCACTTCGCGAAGCTCAAGCAGGGCGAGCACAAGGGCAAGGCGGTCGCGGTCAAGGTGCTGCGGCCGAACATGCTGCCCGTCATCGATTCCGATCTCGCGCTGATGCGCGACATCGCGACCTGGGCCGAGCGCCTGTGGGCCGACGGCCGGCGGCTCAAGCCGCGCGAGGTGGTGGCCGAATTCGACAAGTACCTGCACGACGAGCTCGACCTGATGCGCGAGGCGGCGAACGGCAGCCAGCTGCGCCGCAATTTCGCGGGGCTCGATCTGCTGCTCGTGCCGGAAATGTTCTGGGATTACTCGACGCCCGCCGTGCTCGTGATGGAGCGGATGACGGGCGTGCCGATCAGCCAGGTCGACACGCTGCGCGCGGCGGGCGTCGACATTCCGAAGCTCGCGCGCGAAGGCGTCGAGATCTTCTTCACGCAGGTGTTTCGCGACGGCTTCTTCCACGCGGACATGCATCCGGGCAACATCCAGGTGAGCCTCGATCCGAAGCACTTCGGGCGCTACATCGCGCTCGACTTCGGGATCGTCGGCGCGCTGTCGGATTTCGACAAGAACTACCTCGCGCAGAACTTCCTCGCATTCTTCAAGCGCGACTACCATCGCGTCGCGACGCTGCACCTCGAATCCGGCTGGGTGCCGCCCGATACGCGCGTCGAGGAGCTCGAAAGCGCGATCCGCGCGGTCTGCGAGCCGTACTTCGATCGCGCGTTGAAGGACATCTCGCTCGGCCAGGTGCTGATGCGGCTGTTCTCGACGTCGCGCCGCTTCAACGTCGAGATCCAGCCGCAGCTTGTGCTTCTGCAAAAAACGATGCTCAACGTCGAGGGGCTCGGCCGTTCGCTCGATCCGGAGCTCGACCTGTGGAAGACCGCGAAGCCGTACCTCGAGCGCTGGATGACCGAGCAGATCGGGCTGCGCGGCTGGTACGAGCGCTTCAAGGTCGAGGCGCCGCAATGGAGCAAGACGCTGCCGCAGCTGCCGCGCCTCGTTCATCAGGCGCTCATCTCGCACCACGAGGCGCCGCGTGCGATCAGCGACGATCTGATCCGGCAGATTCTCGTCGAGCAGAGGCGAACCAATCGGCTGCTGCAGGCGCTCCTCGTGTTCGGGCTCGCGGTGGGCGCGGGCGCGGTGATCGCGCGGGTGCTGATCGTGCTCGCATATGGCGGTTGA
- the nudB gene encoding dihydroneopterin triphosphate diphosphatase, giving the protein MTKPPKIPESVLVVIHTPALDVLVIKRADQPDFWQSVTGSKDALDEPIAQVAAREVAEETGIVVGGPGLAPAALVDWHHAIEYTIYPQYLHRYAPGVTRNVEHWFSLEVPARVDVTLSPREHTDYLWLPYREAAARCYSPSNAEAILQLPERLASRAA; this is encoded by the coding sequence ATGACGAAACCGCCGAAAATCCCCGAATCCGTTCTCGTCGTGATCCATACGCCCGCGCTCGACGTGCTCGTCATCAAGCGCGCCGATCAGCCCGATTTCTGGCAGTCCGTGACTGGGTCGAAGGACGCGCTCGACGAGCCGATCGCGCAGGTCGCCGCGCGCGAAGTCGCGGAAGAGACGGGCATCGTCGTCGGCGGCCCCGGCCTCGCGCCTGCCGCGCTCGTCGACTGGCATCACGCGATCGAGTACACGATCTATCCGCAATACCTGCACCGCTACGCGCCCGGCGTCACCCGCAACGTCGAGCACTGGTTCAGCCTCGAGGTGCCGGCGCGCGTCGACGTGACGCTGTCGCCGCGCGAGCACACCGATTATCTGTGGCTGCCTTATCGCGAAGCGGCCGCGCGCTGCTATTCGCCGTCGAATGCCGAGGCGATCCTGCAGTTGCCCGAGCGCCTCGCGTCGCGCGCCGCATGA
- a CDS encoding acyl-CoA dehydrogenase C-terminal domain-containing protein, which yields MGHYAAPLRDMQFVLHELLNVEAEVKQMPKHADLDADTINQVLEEAGKFCSEVLFPLNQVGDREGCTYVGDGVVKTPTGFKEAYQQYIDAGWPALGCDPDYGGQGLPAFVNNALYEMLNSANQAWTMYPGLSHGAYECLHAHGAPELQKLYLPKLVSGEWTGTMCLTEPHCGTDLGILRTKAEPNGDGTYSISGTKIFISSGEHDLSKNIVHLVLARLPDAPKGTKGISLFIVPKFVPDASGEPGERNGVKCGSIEHKMGIHGNATCVMNLDNAKGWLIGEPNKGLNAMFVMMNAARLGVGMQGLGLTEAAYQNSLTYAKERLQMRSLTGPKAPDKPADPIIVHPDVRRMLLTQKAYAEGARAFTYWSALQIDKALSHADEAVRKEAEDLVALLTPIIKAFLTDNAFECTNHAMQIYGGHGFISEWGMEQYVRDARINMIYEGTNSVQALDLLGRKVLGDMGAKLKKFGKIVAEFAEAEGVKPEMSEFITPLADIGEKVQKLTMEIGMKAMQNPDEVGAAAVPYLRTVGHLVFSYFWARMARIALDNEASGDPFYKSKLATARFYFARLLPETAASIRLARAGAKSMMDVDEALF from the coding sequence ATGGGACACTACGCCGCGCCGTTGCGCGACATGCAATTCGTGTTGCACGAGCTTCTGAACGTCGAAGCCGAGGTCAAGCAGATGCCCAAGCATGCTGATCTCGACGCCGACACGATCAACCAGGTGCTCGAGGAAGCGGGCAAGTTCTGCTCGGAGGTGCTTTTCCCGCTCAACCAGGTCGGCGACCGCGAGGGCTGCACGTATGTCGGCGACGGCGTCGTGAAGACGCCGACGGGCTTCAAGGAAGCGTACCAGCAGTACATCGACGCGGGCTGGCCCGCGCTCGGCTGCGATCCCGATTACGGCGGCCAGGGCCTGCCCGCGTTCGTCAACAACGCGCTGTATGAAATGCTGAACTCGGCGAACCAGGCGTGGACGATGTATCCGGGCCTGTCGCACGGCGCATACGAGTGCCTGCACGCGCACGGCGCGCCCGAGCTGCAGAAGCTCTATCTGCCGAAGCTCGTATCGGGCGAATGGACGGGCACGATGTGCCTGACCGAGCCGCACTGCGGCACCGATCTCGGCATCCTGCGCACGAAGGCCGAGCCGAACGGCGACGGCACGTATTCGATCAGCGGCACCAAGATCTTCATCTCGAGCGGCGAACACGATTTGTCGAAGAACATCGTTCACCTCGTGCTCGCGCGCCTGCCGGACGCGCCGAAGGGCACGAAGGGCATTTCGCTGTTCATCGTGCCGAAGTTCGTGCCCGACGCATCGGGCGAGCCGGGCGAGCGCAACGGCGTGAAGTGCGGCTCGATCGAGCACAAGATGGGCATCCACGGCAACGCGACCTGCGTGATGAATCTCGACAACGCGAAGGGCTGGTTGATCGGCGAGCCGAACAAGGGCCTGAACGCGATGTTCGTGATGATGAACGCCGCGCGCCTCGGCGTCGGCATGCAGGGGCTCGGCCTCACCGAAGCCGCTTACCAGAACTCGCTCACGTACGCGAAGGAGCGCCTGCAGATGCGCTCGCTGACGGGGCCGAAGGCGCCGGACAAGCCGGCCGACCCGATCATCGTCCACCCGGACGTGCGCCGCATGCTGCTCACGCAGAAGGCGTACGCGGAAGGCGCGCGCGCGTTCACGTACTGGTCCGCGCTGCAGATCGACAAGGCGCTGTCGCACGCCGACGAGGCGGTGCGCAAGGAAGCGGAGGATCTCGTCGCGCTGCTCACGCCGATCATCAAGGCGTTCCTGACCGACAACGCGTTCGAGTGCACGAACCACGCGATGCAGATCTACGGCGGCCACGGCTTCATCTCCGAGTGGGGCATGGAGCAGTACGTGCGCGACGCGCGGATCAACATGATCTATGAAGGGACCAATTCGGTTCAGGCGCTCGACCTGCTCGGCCGCAAGGTGTTGGGCGACATGGGCGCGAAGCTGAAGAAGTTCGGCAAGATCGTCGCCGAATTCGCCGAAGCGGAAGGCGTGAAGCCCGAGATGTCCGAATTCATCACGCCGCTTGCCGACATCGGCGAAAAGGTGCAGAAGCTGACGATGGAAATCGGCATGAAGGCGATGCAGAATCCGGACGAAGTGGGGGCGGCCGCCGTGCCGTACCTGCGCACCGTCGGTCACCTGGTGTTCTCGTACTTCTGGGCACGCATGGCGCGCATCGCCCTCGACAACGAAGCGTCGGGCGATCCGTTCTACAAGTCGAAGCTCGCGACCGCGCGCTTCTACTTCGCGCGCCTGCTGCCCGAGACGGCGGCGTCGATCCGTCTCGCGCGCGCCGGCGCGAAGTCGATGATGGACGTCGACGAAGCGCTGTTCTAA
- a CDS encoding methyltransferase domain-containing protein: MSQGDGVTNEANQPEAAGQAAGDAQPASPAGPAHIANPANPANPPALPSFSPPAAASSSASSAAPFSSRDPGDASFWDERFEQGVTPWDSARVPDAFAARHARVPVLIPGCGSAYEARWLARAGWPVRAIDFSAQAVAAARRELGEDAGLVEQADFFTYAPPFVPQWIYERAFLCAIPRSRRADYARRMAELLPPGGFLAGFFFIGATPKGPPFGIERAELDALLCPHFALVEDEPVADSLPVFAGRERWLAWRRS; encoded by the coding sequence ATGAGTCAAGGCGACGGCGTGACGAACGAAGCGAACCAACCTGAGGCGGCCGGGCAGGCGGCGGGCGATGCGCAGCCGGCAAGTCCGGCGGGGCCGGCGCATATCGCGAATCCCGCGAATCCTGCGAATCCGCCGGCCTTGCCCTCGTTCTCGCCGCCCGCGGCGGCGTCGTCTTCCGCGTCGTCCGCCGCGCCCTTTTCGTCGCGCGATCCGGGCGATGCTTCGTTCTGGGACGAGCGTTTCGAACAGGGCGTGACGCCGTGGGACAGCGCGCGCGTGCCGGATGCGTTCGCCGCCCGGCATGCGCGAGTCCCGGTGCTGATCCCCGGCTGCGGCAGCGCTTACGAGGCGCGTTGGCTCGCGCGCGCCGGCTGGCCCGTGCGCGCGATCGATTTTTCCGCCCAGGCGGTTGCCGCCGCGCGCCGCGAACTGGGCGAGGACGCCGGGCTCGTCGAGCAGGCCGATTTCTTCACGTACGCGCCGCCGTTCGTCCCGCAGTGGATCTATGAGCGCGCGTTCCTGTGCGCGATTCCGAGGAGCCGCCGCGCCGACTACGCGCGGCGCATGGCCGAGCTCTTGCCGCCGGGCGGCTTCCTCGCCGGCTTCTTCTTCATCGGCGCGACGCCGAAAGGGCCGCCGTTCGGCATCGAGCGCGCGGAACTCGATGCGCTCCTTTGCCCGCACTTCGCGCTGGTCGAGGACGAGCCCGTCGCCGATTCGCTGCCGGTATTCGCCGGCCGCGAGCGCTGGCTCGCGTGGCGCCGCTCGTAG
- a CDS encoding ubiquinone biosynthesis accessory factor UbiJ, whose amino-acid sequence MTLAAKPFAAAVNHLLARESWARDRLIPYAGKTARLEISPVTLVLLVQPDGYLAAVEAHDARRFDVSIALSSGADGGAFDAAAAFLQGGQAAVMKHVKIDGDAEFATQIAKLAEHLRWEPEEDLSSVVGDAAAHRIATVVRSAGARARRTGRNVLDSIAEYWLDENPQVVRKSALADFDAGLARARDTLARVEKRIERLEQKIDVRAGGSSRRAQ is encoded by the coding sequence GGCGCGCGATCGTCTGATTCCCTATGCCGGCAAGACCGCCCGGCTCGAAATTTCGCCCGTGACGCTCGTGCTGCTCGTGCAGCCGGACGGCTATCTCGCCGCGGTCGAAGCGCACGACGCGCGCCGGTTCGACGTGTCGATCGCGCTGTCGAGCGGCGCCGACGGCGGCGCGTTCGATGCGGCGGCCGCGTTCCTGCAAGGCGGGCAGGCGGCCGTGATGAAGCACGTGAAGATCGACGGCGACGCGGAGTTCGCCACGCAGATCGCGAAGCTCGCCGAGCATCTGCGCTGGGAGCCGGAGGAGGATCTCTCGAGTGTCGTCGGCGACGCGGCCGCGCACCGGATCGCGACCGTCGTCCGCTCGGCGGGCGCGCGCGCGCGCCGCACGGGCCGCAACGTGCTCGATTCGATCGCCGAATACTGGCTCGACGAAAACCCGCAGGTCGTGCGCAAGAGCGCGCTCGCCGATTTCGACGCCGGGCTCGCGCGCGCGCGCGATACGCTCGCGCGCGTCGAAAAACGCATCGAACGACTGGAACAAAAAATCGACGTGCGCGCGGGCGGCAGCTCGCGACGCGCGCAGTGA
- the clsB gene encoding cardiolipin synthase ClsB translates to MSGETRHRLAQLRQMFLQERGSASRLAFTSGNEVRLCDGGAAFFPALIERIDAARERVALETYIFCDDAVGRAVSDALVRAAARGVHVRVITDGIGTERLPLFGTWPDAGVEHRIYNPYLFGRFGFSRTHRKLAVIDDACAFCGGINIVDDFEQNGERLPHPRWDFAVELAGPAVADVRAAFEVQWHRIAAGHKRYAQYLPHDVDGPAFAARFRRWMRSHRWVKAGALRVVTEPSVAFVARDNIVNRRAIEKAYLAAIGRARQSILLANPYFMPGRKLRRALAGAARRGVDVRILLGRNEFASLDMAVPFLYHALLRSGVRVAEYDKTMLHGKVAVIDDHWATVGSSNLDALSLMLNNEANVVLVRHREETAALRDAIAAAFADGREIDPALYAARPAAERFLNWFAYNAYRSAMKLLTVGGYD, encoded by the coding sequence ATGAGTGGCGAGACCCGGCACCGCCTCGCGCAACTGCGCCAGATGTTCCTGCAGGAGCGCGGCTCCGCGTCGCGGCTCGCGTTCACGTCCGGCAACGAGGTGCGCCTCTGCGACGGCGGCGCGGCGTTCTTTCCGGCGCTGATCGAACGGATCGACGCCGCGCGCGAGCGCGTCGCGCTCGAAACCTACATCTTCTGCGACGACGCCGTCGGCCGCGCGGTGTCCGACGCGCTCGTCCGCGCGGCCGCGCGCGGCGTTCACGTGCGCGTCATCACCGATGGAATCGGCACCGAGCGCCTGCCGCTTTTCGGCACCTGGCCGGACGCGGGCGTCGAGCACCGGATCTACAATCCCTATCTGTTCGGCCGCTTCGGTTTTTCGCGCACGCACCGCAAGCTCGCGGTGATCGACGACGCCTGCGCGTTCTGCGGCGGCATCAACATCGTCGACGATTTCGAGCAGAACGGCGAGCGCCTGCCGCATCCGCGTTGGGACTTCGCGGTCGAACTGGCCGGGCCCGCCGTCGCCGACGTGCGCGCCGCGTTCGAGGTGCAGTGGCACCGGATCGCCGCCGGCCACAAGCGCTACGCGCAATATCTGCCGCATGACGTCGATGGTCCCGCGTTCGCCGCGCGCTTTCGCCGCTGGATGCGCAGCCACCGCTGGGTGAAGGCGGGCGCGCTGCGCGTCGTGACCGAGCCGAGCGTGGCGTTCGTCGCGCGCGACAATATCGTGAACCGCCGGGCGATCGAGAAGGCGTATCTCGCGGCGATCGGCCGCGCGCGCCAGTCGATCCTGCTCGCTAACCCTTACTTCATGCCGGGGCGCAAGCTGCGGCGCGCGCTCGCCGGCGCGGCGCGCCGCGGCGTCGACGTGCGGATCCTGCTCGGGCGCAACGAGTTCGCGTCGCTCGATATGGCGGTGCCGTTCCTATATCATGCATTGCTGCGCTCGGGCGTGCGCGTTGCCGAATACGACAAGACGATGCTGCACGGCAAGGTCGCGGTGATCGACGATCATTGGGCGACCGTCGGCTCGTCGAATCTGGATGCGCTCAGCCTGATGCTGAACAACGAGGCGAACGTCGTGCTCGTGCGCCACCGCGAGGAGACGGCCGCGCTGCGCGACGCGATCGCGGCGGCGTTCGCCGACGGCCGCGAGATCGACCCGGCGCTCTACGCGGCGCGGCCCGCCGCCGAGCGGTTTCTGAACTGGTTCGCGTACAACGCGTACCGGAGTGCGATGAAGCTGCTGACGGTCGGCGGATACGACTAA
- the aspS gene encoding aspartate--tRNA ligase encodes MSMRTEYCGLVTEHLLGQTVSLCGWVHRRRDHGGVIFIDLRDREGLVQVVCDPDRAEMFAAAEGVRNEFCIQVKGLVRGRPEGTINAGLKSGRIEVLCHELNVLNASVTPPFQLDDDNLSETTRLTHRVLDLRRPQMQHNLRLRYRVAIEARKYLDEQGFIDIETPMLTKSTPEGARDYLVPSRVNAGQFFALPQSPQLFKQLLMVANFDRYYQITKCFRDEDLRADRQPEFTQIDCETSFLGEQEIRDLFEDMIRHIFKTTIGVELDATFPVMPYSEAMARFGSDKPDLRVKLEFTELTDAMKDVDFKVFSTPANTKDGRVAALRVPKGGELTRGDIDGYTEFVRIYGAKGLAWIKVNERAKGRDGLQSPIVKNLHDASIAAILERTGAQDGDIIFFAADRAKVVNDSLGALRLKIGHSEFGKANGLVEAGWKPLWVVDFPMFEYDDEEARYVAAHHPFTSPKDEHLEYLETDPGRCLAKAYDMVLNGWEIGGGSVRIHREEVQSKVFRALKIGPEEAQAKFGFLLDALQYGAPPHGGIAFGLDRIVTMMAGADSIRDVIAFPKTQRAQCLLTQAPSPVDERQLRELHIRLRQPEQPKA; translated from the coding sequence ATGTCGATGCGAACTGAATACTGCGGTCTCGTGACCGAACACCTGCTGGGCCAGACGGTGTCGCTGTGCGGCTGGGTCCATCGTCGCCGCGATCACGGCGGCGTGATCTTCATCGATCTGCGCGATCGCGAGGGCCTCGTACAGGTGGTGTGCGATCCGGATCGCGCCGAGATGTTCGCGGCCGCCGAAGGCGTGCGCAACGAGTTTTGCATCCAGGTGAAGGGCCTCGTGCGCGGCCGTCCGGAAGGCACGATCAACGCGGGCCTGAAGAGCGGCAGGATCGAGGTGCTGTGCCACGAGCTCAACGTGCTGAACGCGTCGGTCACGCCGCCGTTCCAGCTCGACGACGACAACCTGTCGGAGACGACGCGCCTCACGCACCGCGTGCTCGACCTGCGCCGCCCGCAGATGCAGCACAACCTGCGGCTGCGCTACCGCGTCGCGATCGAGGCGCGCAAGTATCTCGACGAGCAGGGCTTCATCGACATCGAAACGCCGATGCTCACGAAGAGCACGCCGGAAGGTGCGCGCGACTACCTCGTGCCGTCGCGCGTGAACGCGGGCCAGTTCTTCGCGCTGCCGCAGTCGCCGCAGCTGTTCAAGCAGCTCTTGATGGTGGCGAACTTCGATCGCTACTACCAGATCACGAAGTGCTTCCGCGACGAAGACCTGCGCGCGGATCGCCAGCCCGAATTCACGCAGATCGACTGCGAGACGTCGTTCCTCGGCGAGCAGGAAATCCGCGATCTGTTCGAGGACATGATCCGCCACATCTTCAAGACGACGATCGGCGTCGAACTGGACGCGACCTTCCCGGTGATGCCGTACTCGGAGGCGATGGCGCGCTTCGGCTCGGACAAGCCGGACCTGCGCGTGAAGCTCGAGTTCACCGAGCTCACCGATGCGATGAAGGACGTCGATTTCAAGGTGTTCAGCACGCCGGCCAACACGAAGGACGGCCGCGTCGCGGCACTGCGCGTGCCGAAGGGCGGCGAGCTCACGCGCGGCGACATCGACGGCTACACCGAATTCGTGCGCATCTACGGCGCGAAGGGCCTCGCGTGGATCAAGGTCAACGAGCGCGCGAAGGGCCGCGACGGCCTGCAGAGCCCGATCGTGAAGAACCTGCACGACGCGTCGATCGCGGCGATCCTCGAGCGCACGGGCGCGCAGGACGGCGACATCATCTTCTTCGCGGCCGACCGCGCGAAGGTCGTCAATGACAGCCTCGGCGCGCTGCGCCTGAAGATCGGCCACTCGGAATTCGGCAAGGCGAACGGCCTTGTCGAAGCGGGCTGGAAGCCGCTGTGGGTCGTCGATTTCCCGATGTTCGAATACGACGACGAGGAAGCGCGCTATGTCGCCGCGCACCATCCGTTCACGAGCCCGAAGGACGAGCATCTCGAATACCTCGAGACCGATCCGGGCCGCTGCCTCGCGAAGGCGTACGACATGGTGCTCAACGGCTGGGAGATCGGCGGCGGCTCGGTGCGTATCCACCGCGAGGAAGTGCAGAGCAAGGTGTTCCGCGCGCTGAAGATCGGCCCGGAAGAGGCGCAGGCGAAGTTCGGCTTCCTGCTCGACGCGCTGCAGTACGGCGCGCCGCCGCACGGCGGGATCGCGTTCGGCCTCGATCGCATCGTCACGATGATGGCGGGCGCCGATTCGATCCGCGACGTGATCGCGTTCCCGAAGACGCAGCGCGCGCAGTGCCTGCTCACGCAGGCGCCGAGCCCCGTCGACGAGCGCCAGTTGCGCGAGCTGCACATCCGCCTGCGCCAGCCGGAGCAGCCGAAGGCGTAA
- a CDS encoding DUF502 domain-containing protein encodes MMKKTTLKSVFLTGLLVLVPLAITLWVLGLIIGTMDQTLLLLPASWQPERLFGFRLPGIGAVLTLAFIFVVGLATQNFIGQKLVTWWNAVVRHIPVVGPIYTSVKQVSDTLLSSSGNAFRKALLIEYPRRGSYTIAFLTGTPGGDVVNHLKEEHVSVYVPTTPNPTSGFFLMVPKSEVVELDMSVDAALKYIVSMGVVAPPAPVAAPARRPVEPPM; translated from the coding sequence ATGATGAAAAAGACGACCCTCAAATCGGTGTTTCTGACCGGACTCCTGGTTCTCGTTCCGCTCGCGATCACGCTGTGGGTGCTCGGGCTCATCATCGGCACGATGGATCAGACGCTGCTCCTGCTGCCCGCGTCGTGGCAGCCGGAGCGGCTGTTCGGCTTTCGGCTGCCGGGGATCGGCGCGGTGCTCACGCTCGCGTTCATCTTCGTCGTCGGGCTCGCGACGCAGAATTTCATCGGCCAGAAGCTCGTCACCTGGTGGAACGCGGTCGTGCGGCATATTCCCGTCGTGGGGCCGATCTACACGAGCGTGAAGCAGGTGTCGGACACGCTGCTGTCGAGCAGCGGCAACGCATTCCGCAAGGCGCTCCTGATCGAGTATCCGCGCCGCGGCTCCTATACGATCGCGTTCCTGACCGGCACGCCCGGCGGCGACGTGGTCAATCACCTGAAGGAAGAGCACGTGAGCGTCTACGTGCCGACGACGCCGAATCCGACGTCCGGCTTCTTCCTGATGGTGCCGAAAAGCGAGGTCGTCGAGCTCGACATGTCGGTCGACGCCGCGCTCAAGTACATCGTCTCGATGGGCGTCGTCGCGCCCCCGGCGCCCGTTGCCGCGCCGGCGCGCCGCCCCGTCGAGCCGCCGATGTAA